From the Streptococcus oralis ATCC 35037 genome, one window contains:
- a CDS encoding ABC transporter ATP-binding protein: MKKLAKRITGKEWGMIVLTILFTCFSVYLELEVPTYISQITELLGTSGTQLGELWSPAAKMIGLSLLAFFSSVMVGFFAARVAASYTTHLRRDVFHRVLDFSQTEIKRFSIPSLLTRTTNDITQVQMLFTMGLQVVTRGPIMAIWAIGKILGKSEYWLWAVVVAVIVNVLMTTVLMTLAFPKQSVIQKLTDKLNSITRESLTGIRVVRAYNAEDYQDEKFEAANDEVTRLNLFVNRLMAIMNPIMMAISSGLSLAIYWIGAYIINDASLAERLPLFSDMVVFMSYAMQVVMGFLLMGALFIVLPRTLVSAGRINQVLDLHSSIENPSHTQTADPSVQGQVEFRDVTFRYSKNSEAVVEHVTFKAEAGQTVAFIGSTGSGKSTLVNLLPRFYDVSDGQILVDGVNVQDYDLEDLRNKVGYIPQKAVLFSGDVKGNLDFGKSKETPLSEAAMWQSLELAQSKSFIEDKEAGLASEVAQGGTNFSGGQRQRLAIARALARKPEILIFDDSFSALDYKTDRVLRQELAEKTKSMTKLIVAQRISTIMDADLILVLDQGKVVGQGTHKELLATNEVYQEIAYSQLSKEELEHGK, translated from the coding sequence ATGAAGAAACTCGCTAAACGTATTACAGGAAAAGAGTGGGGAATGATTGTCCTTACGATTCTGTTCACTTGTTTCTCGGTCTATCTCGAGTTAGAGGTGCCGACTTATATTTCGCAAATTACAGAATTACTGGGAACGTCTGGAACGCAGTTGGGTGAACTCTGGTCACCAGCTGCGAAGATGATTGGTTTGTCTTTATTGGCTTTCTTTTCATCTGTTATGGTGGGTTTCTTTGCTGCTCGTGTTGCAGCATCCTATACAACCCATCTACGTAGAGACGTATTTCATCGCGTTTTAGATTTTTCACAGACAGAGATCAAGCGCTTTTCAATCCCAAGTCTTTTGACTCGGACGACCAATGATATTACCCAGGTACAGATGCTCTTTACCATGGGCTTGCAAGTGGTTACTCGTGGGCCGATTATGGCTATCTGGGCCATTGGAAAAATCCTTGGGAAATCGGAATACTGGCTCTGGGCGGTCGTTGTGGCTGTTATTGTCAATGTCTTGATGACCACTGTTCTTATGACTCTGGCCTTTCCAAAACAATCTGTTATCCAAAAATTGACAGATAAACTCAATAGCATCACTCGTGAAAGCTTGACTGGGATTCGAGTTGTTCGCGCATACAATGCCGAAGATTACCAAGATGAAAAATTCGAAGCAGCCAACGATGAGGTAACACGTCTCAATCTCTTTGTCAATCGATTGATGGCCATTATGAACCCGATTATGATGGCGATTTCCAGTGGACTAAGTTTAGCTATTTACTGGATTGGTGCCTACATTATCAACGATGCAAGTTTGGCAGAACGTCTGCCACTCTTTAGTGATATGGTGGTCTTCATGTCCTATGCTATGCAGGTCGTGATGGGATTCCTTCTCATGGGAGCACTCTTTATTGTTCTTCCTCGTACCTTGGTTTCGGCAGGACGTATCAATCAAGTATTGGATCTGCATTCTTCTATTGAAAATCCTAGTCATACACAGACAGCGGATCCTTCAGTTCAAGGACAAGTGGAATTCCGCGATGTAACCTTCCGCTACTCTAAAAACTCAGAAGCAGTCGTGGAACATGTCACTTTCAAAGCAGAAGCGGGTCAAACCGTAGCCTTCATCGGATCGACTGGATCAGGTAAGTCTACGCTTGTCAACCTCTTGCCACGTTTTTACGACGTTTCAGATGGACAAATCCTAGTGGACGGAGTTAATGTGCAAGATTACGATTTGGAAGATTTGCGCAATAAGGTCGGCTATATCCCTCAAAAAGCAGTCCTCTTCTCAGGAGATGTCAAGGGGAACTTGGACTTTGGTAAGAGCAAAGAAACTCCTCTAAGCGAAGCTGCTATGTGGCAATCCTTGGAATTGGCCCAGTCTAAAAGCTTCATCGAAGACAAGGAAGCAGGTCTTGCATCAGAAGTGGCTCAAGGCGGAACCAACTTCTCAGGAGGTCAAAGACAGCGTTTAGCCATTGCGCGTGCCTTGGCTCGTAAACCAGAGATTCTCATCTTTGATGATTCCTTCTCAGCCTTGGACTACAAGACAGATCGTGTCCTTCGCCAAGAGCTAGCTGAGAAAACAAAATCCATGACCAAGCTCATCGTAGCGCAACGGATTTCTACCATTATGGACGCCGACCTGATCTTAGTTTTGGATCAAGGTAAAGTCGTGGGACAAGGCACCCACAAGGAACTTCTTGCAACCAACGAAGTCTACCAAGAAATTGCCTACTCACAACTATCGAAGGAGGAATTGGAACATGGAAAATAA
- a CDS encoding Asp23/Gls24 family envelope stress response protein yields MTVKINTKDGQIELTDEVIATVVGGAATEIFGVVGMASKNALKDNFQALLGKENYSKGVVIKAAEDGSIAVDVYTVLSYGVKISEVSKNIQERVRFSLENQLGITAQTVNVYIQNIKVVGE; encoded by the coding sequence ATGACTGTAAAAATTAATACAAAAGATGGTCAAATCGAACTGACAGATGAAGTGATTGCAACCGTAGTAGGTGGTGCCGCAACTGAGATTTTTGGTGTGGTCGGTATGGCTAGTAAAAATGCCCTCAAAGACAATTTCCAAGCCCTTCTTGGTAAGGAAAATTATTCTAAGGGTGTTGTTATAAAAGCAGCCGAAGATGGTAGCATTGCAGTTGATGTTTATACCGTATTGAGCTACGGAGTAAAGATAAGCGAAGTGTCAAAAAACATTCAAGAGCGTGTTCGTTTTAGTTTAGAAAATCAACTAGGAATTACTGCTCAGACTGTGAATGTCTACATTCAAAATATCAAAGTTGTAGGAGAATAA
- a CDS encoding phosphatase PAP2 family protein — protein MKNYQEWYSNLSSKLTSHPTLLFLLLNFNRLMTVTMPLVYLTLLVTTYLKLGLGQQVGVYVLIPASGFVILSLFRKKINHPRPYETWDISPLLEKDSSGQSMPSRHVFSATIISMICLHASLPVGLACLVFSALLGLVRVLGGVHYPKDVIAGYACGLVWGFLFFLF, from the coding sequence ATGAAAAATTATCAAGAATGGTATAGCAACCTTAGCTCTAAACTAACTAGCCATCCCACCCTTTTATTTCTATTGCTTAATTTCAATCGTTTGATGACGGTCACCATGCCCCTGGTCTATCTGACCTTGCTAGTCACTACTTATCTGAAACTAGGACTGGGTCAGCAAGTTGGGGTTTATGTGCTTATCCCTGCATCAGGTTTTGTGATTTTGTCTCTTTTTCGTAAGAAAATCAACCACCCGCGACCTTATGAAACTTGGGACATCAGTCCTCTGCTTGAAAAGGATAGTTCGGGACAGTCGATGCCCAGTCGCCATGTCTTTTCGGCAACTATCATCTCCATGATCTGTCTGCATGCTAGTCTACCTGTTGGCTTAGCATGCTTGGTCTTTTCAGCTTTACTGGGACTGGTGAGGGTTTTAGGGGGTGTTCATTATCCCAAGGATGTCATCGCTGGCTATGCTTGTGGTCTGGTGTGGGGATTCCTTTTCTTCCTATTCTGA
- a CDS encoding YebC/PmpR family DNA-binding transcriptional regulator has product MGRKWANIVAKKTAKDGANSKVYAKFGVEIYVAAKKGDPDPESNTALKFVIDRAKQAQVPKHVIDKAIDKAKGNTDETFTEGRYEGFGPNGSMLIVDTLTSNVNRTAANVRAAFGKNGGNMGASGSVSYLFDNKGVIVFAGEDADAIFELLLEADVDVDDVEAEEGTITVYTAPTDLHKAIVALRESGIEEFQVTELEMIPQSEVELSGEDLETFEKLYSVLEDDEDVQKIYTNVDGF; this is encoded by the coding sequence ATGGGACGTAAATGGGCCAATATCGTAGCCAAGAAAACGGCTAAAGATGGAGCTAACTCTAAAGTATATGCAAAATTTGGTGTAGAAATCTATGTAGCAGCTAAAAAAGGGGATCCAGACCCAGAATCAAACACTGCTTTGAAATTCGTTATCGACCGTGCGAAACAAGCCCAAGTGCCGAAACACGTTATCGATAAAGCGATTGATAAAGCAAAAGGAAACACAGACGAAACCTTTACAGAAGGACGTTACGAAGGATTTGGACCAAATGGTTCTATGTTGATTGTGGATACCTTGACTTCAAACGTCAACCGTACCGCAGCTAATGTCCGTGCAGCTTTTGGTAAAAACGGCGGAAACATGGGTGCTTCAGGTTCGGTTTCTTACCTCTTTGACAACAAGGGTGTGATCGTATTTGCTGGTGAAGATGCGGATGCCATCTTTGAACTCTTGCTCGAAGCAGATGTGGATGTGGACGATGTAGAAGCAGAAGAAGGAACAATTACTGTTTACACTGCTCCAACAGATCTCCACAAGGCTATCGTTGCCCTTCGTGAGTCTGGCATCGAAGAATTCCAAGTGACTGAATTGGAAATGATTCCTCAGTCTGAAGTGGAATTGTCAGGCGAAGACCTTGAAACCTTTGAAAAACTTTACAGCGTTCTTGAGGACGACGAAGACGTACAAAAGATCTACACAAACGTAGATGGATTCTAA
- a CDS encoding LiaF transmembrane domain-containing protein — MKKKAFGIVLLVLAAWILLQGNFGIPSLDGKIWPLLGIVFFAYKSIESILRRHLTSAVFTGLLALIIANYAYDLLPVTNHSLIWASILVVLGVGYLTHSSKFWNEKKWWYDGKKTVVTDKEVAFGSGTFYKQDQDLVDDQVEVAFGDAKIYYDNAEMLGDFATLNIEVAFGNATVYVPQHWRVDLKVETSFGAAKADAPVAPTNKTLIIRGEVAFGKLGVVYVK, encoded by the coding sequence ATGAAAAAGAAAGCATTTGGTATTGTTTTATTGGTTTTAGCAGCTTGGATCTTGCTGCAAGGGAATTTTGGCATTCCTTCTTTGGATGGTAAGATATGGCCTTTACTAGGTATTGTTTTTTTTGCTTATAAGTCCATTGAGTCCATCCTTAGACGCCATCTCACTTCGGCAGTTTTTACAGGGTTACTAGCGCTCATCATTGCAAATTACGCTTATGACTTGTTACCAGTTACCAATCATTCTCTCATCTGGGCTAGCATCTTGGTGGTACTCGGTGTTGGTTATCTTACTCACTCAAGTAAGTTCTGGAATGAAAAAAAATGGTGGTACGATGGGAAAAAAACAGTCGTCACGGATAAGGAAGTCGCTTTTGGTAGCGGGACCTTCTATAAGCAAGATCAAGATCTCGTAGATGACCAAGTGGAAGTCGCTTTTGGGGATGCTAAAATCTACTATGATAATGCAGAGATGTTAGGTGATTTTGCAACTTTAAATATTGAAGTGGCCTTCGGGAATGCAACTGTCTATGTTCCACAACACTGGCGTGTCGATTTGAAAGTAGAAACCTCCTTTGGTGCAGCTAAGGCAGATGCTCCTGTAGCGCCAACAAACAAAACCTTGATTATCCGTGGGGAAGTCGCTTTTGGTAAACTTGGAGTTGTTTACGTTAAATAA
- the rpmB gene encoding 50S ribosomal protein L28, translated as MAKVCYFTGRKTVSGNNRSHAMNQTKRAVKPNLQKVTVLIDGKPKKVWASARALKSGKVERV; from the coding sequence ATGGCTAAAGTATGTTACTTTACAGGTCGTAAGACTGTATCAGGAAACAACCGTTCACACGCGATGAACCAAACAAAACGTGCCGTAAAACCAAACCTTCAAAAAGTTACTGTTCTTATCGATGGTAAACCTAAAAAAGTTTGGGCTTCAGCTCGTGCTTTGAAATCAGGTAAAGTTGAACGCGTTTAA
- a CDS encoding MarR family winged helix-turn-helix transcriptional regulator produces the protein MDKPMLMFKRFGHQLHLMVQKEAKRCGIEFMGGPQGQVLRFLDHCEQKEELVLIKDIEQELNITKSVASNLVKRMVQNGLVELEASPSDKRAKFVRLTEKSRSQMQKVKAFFDRIDQSLLEGVSKSDLAIFEKVLGQLQENVEKIGGENEETR, from the coding sequence ATGGACAAGCCGATGTTAATGTTCAAACGTTTTGGACACCAGCTTCATCTGATGGTACAGAAAGAAGCTAAGCGATGTGGCATTGAATTTATGGGTGGACCGCAAGGGCAGGTTCTGCGTTTTTTAGATCATTGTGAACAAAAAGAGGAATTGGTCTTGATTAAGGATATCGAGCAGGAACTCAATATTACCAAATCTGTGGCGAGTAATCTAGTCAAGCGTATGGTGCAAAATGGTTTGGTTGAGCTAGAGGCCAGCCCGAGCGATAAGCGGGCAAAATTTGTTCGCCTGACGGAGAAATCGCGTTCGCAGATGCAAAAAGTTAAGGCTTTTTTTGATCGGATCGATCAGAGTCTGCTAGAGGGGGTTTCAAAGTCAGACTTGGCAATCTTTGAAAAGGTTCTCGGTCAGTTGCAAGAAAATGTTGAGAAGATAGGAGGAGAGAATGAAGAAACTCGCTAA
- a CDS encoding DAK2 domain-containing protein codes for MSKITTSLFQEMVQAASTRLNKQAEYVNSLNVFPVPDGDTGTNMGMTIENGAKEVADKPASTVGEVASILAKGLLMGARGNSGVITSQLFRGFSQAIKEKDELTGQDLALAFQSGVEVAYKAVMKPVEGTILTVSRGAAIGAKKKAEQTDDAVEVMRAALEGAKAALAKTPEMLPVLKEVGVVDSGGQGLVFIYEGFLSALTGEYSASEDFVATPANMSEMINAEHHKSVAGHVATEDITFGYCTEIMVALKQGPTYSKDFDYDEFRNYLNELGDSLLVVNDDEIVKVHVHTEDPGLVMQEGLKYGSLIKVKVDNMRNQHEAQVEKEATQGNKPVETKEYALIAVVAGQGLADIFRAQGVDYVIEGGQTMNPSTEDFIKAVEQVNARNIIFLPNNKNIFMAAQSAAEVLEQPAVVVEARTIPQGLTSLLAFDPSKSIEENKERMTAALGDVISGSVTTAVRDTTIDGLAIHENDNLGMVDGKILVSNPDMHQTLTETLKHMLDEDSEIVTFYVGEDGSEELANEIAQEIAEEFEDVEVEIHQGQQPVYPYLFSVE; via the coding sequence GTGTCAAAAATTACTACCAGCTTATTTCAAGAGATGGTGCAGGCTGCATCAACTCGTTTGAATAAGCAAGCAGAATATGTCAATTCATTAAACGTCTTTCCAGTTCCAGATGGAGATACTGGGACAAACATGGGAATGACCATCGAAAATGGTGCCAAAGAAGTAGCAGACAAGCCGGCTTCTACAGTTGGAGAAGTGGCGAGCATTCTTGCTAAAGGGCTCTTGATGGGTGCGCGTGGGAACTCAGGGGTTATCACTTCTCAGCTCTTCCGTGGCTTCTCTCAGGCTATCAAGGAAAAAGATGAATTAACAGGTCAAGACTTGGCTCTTGCCTTCCAATCCGGTGTCGAAGTAGCTTATAAAGCGGTTATGAAACCAGTTGAAGGAACAATTTTGACTGTATCACGTGGTGCTGCCATCGGTGCTAAGAAAAAAGCAGAGCAGACAGATGATGCTGTTGAGGTCATGCGTGCAGCCTTGGAAGGAGCTAAAGCAGCCCTTGCTAAGACACCAGAAATGCTTCCAGTCCTTAAGGAAGTTGGTGTGGTAGACTCAGGTGGTCAAGGTTTGGTCTTCATCTACGAAGGATTCCTTTCAGCTCTTACTGGTGAATACAGTGCTTCTGAAGACTTTGTAGCGACTCCTGCCAACATGAGTGAAATGATCAATGCGGAGCACCACAAGTCTGTAGCAGGGCATGTGGCAACTGAGGATATTACCTTCGGTTACTGTACAGAGATCATGGTAGCCCTCAAACAAGGTCCAACTTATTCTAAGGACTTTGACTACGATGAATTCCGCAACTACTTGAATGAACTCGGGGACTCGCTCCTTGTTGTCAACGATGATGAGATCGTCAAAGTTCACGTCCATACAGAAGATCCAGGTCTTGTCATGCAAGAAGGTCTCAAATATGGTAGCTTGATCAAAGTAAAAGTGGACAACATGCGTAACCAACACGAAGCGCAAGTTGAAAAAGAAGCAACTCAAGGCAACAAGCCTGTTGAAACAAAAGAGTATGCCCTTATCGCAGTAGTAGCTGGTCAAGGTTTAGCAGATATCTTCCGTGCCCAAGGTGTGGATTATGTCATCGAAGGTGGTCAGACGATGAACCCTTCAACAGAAGACTTTATCAAGGCTGTTGAACAGGTCAATGCTCGCAACATCATCTTCTTGCCAAACAACAAAAATATCTTTATGGCAGCTCAGTCTGCGGCTGAAGTGCTTGAACAACCTGCTGTTGTTGTAGAAGCACGTACAATTCCTCAAGGGTTGACCAGTCTTCTTGCCTTTGATCCAAGCAAATCAATCGAAGAAAACAAAGAACGTATGACTGCAGCCCTTGGTGATGTCATCAGCGGTAGTGTAACAACAGCCGTTCGTGATACAACTATCGATGGATTAGCAATTCATGAAAATGATAATCTTGGTATGGTTGATGGGAAAATCCTCGTGTCAAACCCTGACATGCACCAAACCTTGACAGAAACATTGAAACATATGTTGGACGAAGACAGTGAAATCGTGACTTTCTATGTCGGTGAAGACGGAAGCGAAGAACTTGCCAATGAAATTGCCCAAGAAATCGCAGAAGAATTTGAAGATGTTGAAGTCGAAATCCACCAAGGTCAACAACCCGTATATCCATATCTTTTCAGTGTGGAATAA
- a CDS encoding ABC transporter ATP-binding protein, with product MENKKVSVWKQCKPYMAGLQLPLLIAVVAAVISSIITVYGPTKIKEITNLISDGLATEIDLVAVSNIAGFLVVLYVFGAILNYTQAYIFSTSIQHFSKRLRTAIAEKINRLPLGYFDRHSQGDTLSRVTNDVDTAAQSLNQSLGTVLSASFLLIAVLVTMFGMNWILALVTVVSTLVGFAAVSVIMAKSQGYFKAQQNNLAAVNGYVEEMYSGHNVVTSYNAVDTSKARFAGLNQDLHDSIWKSQFISGIMMPAMFFVGNFSYVLVIIVGAALALEGHITIGIIVAFMVYVRTFSQPLSQIAQGITSLQQASAAMTRVLEFLAEAEMQDESHKERQLSDMKGEVVFDHVSFGYTPERTIIHDFSATAHAGQKVAIVGPTGAGKTTIVNLLMKFYELDKGSIRIDGVDTKDMKRSEVHDAFSMVLQDTWLFEGTIRDNLIYNQTGISDERMIEASKAVGIHHFIMTLPDGYDTVLDDTVTLSVGQKQLLTIARALLKDAPLLILDEATSSVDTRTEELIQKAMDRLMEGRTSFVIAHRLSTIRNADLILVMKDGNIIEQGNHEELMAQGGFYADLYNSQFTEDEAEE from the coding sequence ATGGAAAATAAAAAAGTTTCGGTCTGGAAACAGTGCAAACCTTATATGGCAGGCCTCCAACTTCCTCTCCTAATAGCAGTTGTGGCTGCAGTCATTTCAAGCATCATTACCGTTTATGGTCCAACTAAGATTAAAGAAATTACTAACTTGATTTCAGATGGCTTGGCTACAGAAATCGACTTGGTAGCTGTGTCAAACATTGCTGGATTTTTGGTTGTCCTATATGTGTTTGGAGCTATCCTTAATTATACACAGGCCTATATATTTTCAACGAGTATCCAACATTTTTCAAAACGCTTGCGGACGGCTATCGCTGAAAAAATCAATCGTTTGCCACTTGGCTATTTTGACCGTCATTCACAAGGAGACACCCTTTCGCGCGTGACCAATGATGTGGATACAGCAGCGCAATCTCTCAACCAAAGTCTAGGGACAGTTCTTTCAGCTAGTTTCTTGTTGATTGCTGTCTTGGTGACCATGTTTGGGATGAACTGGATTTTAGCTCTCGTAACAGTGGTCTCTACGCTTGTTGGTTTTGCGGCGGTTTCCGTAATCATGGCCAAGTCACAGGGTTATTTTAAAGCCCAACAAAATAATCTAGCAGCCGTCAATGGTTATGTGGAAGAGATGTACTCTGGCCATAATGTAGTGACCAGCTACAACGCAGTGGACACCTCCAAAGCGAGATTTGCAGGGTTAAACCAAGACTTGCATGACAGTATCTGGAAATCTCAATTTATCTCTGGTATCATGATGCCAGCCATGTTCTTTGTTGGGAACTTTAGTTATGTCTTAGTCATCATCGTTGGGGCCGCGCTGGCGTTAGAAGGGCATATCACTATAGGGATTATCGTAGCCTTTATGGTTTACGTACGGACCTTCTCCCAACCTCTGTCACAGATTGCCCAAGGGATTACGAGCCTGCAACAAGCGAGTGCAGCCATGACTCGTGTATTAGAATTTCTAGCTGAAGCTGAGATGCAGGATGAATCTCATAAGGAGAGACAATTGAGCGACATGAAAGGGGAAGTAGTCTTTGATCACGTGTCCTTTGGCTATACACCAGAGCGCACCATCATCCATGATTTTTCTGCGACAGCTCATGCAGGTCAAAAGGTCGCAATCGTTGGACCGACTGGGGCTGGGAAGACAACCATTGTCAATCTTTTGATGAAGTTCTATGAGCTAGATAAGGGAAGTATCCGCATTGATGGTGTGGATACCAAGGACATGAAGCGCTCTGAAGTGCACGATGCCTTTTCAATGGTCTTGCAGGATACTTGGCTCTTTGAAGGAACCATTCGTGATAATCTCATCTACAACCAAACAGGGATTAGTGATGAACGAATGATTGAAGCCAGCAAGGCAGTGGGAATCCACCACTTTATCATGACCTTGCCAGACGGCTACGATACGGTTTTGGATGACACTGTGACCTTGTCTGTTGGGCAAAAACAACTCTTGACCATTGCTCGTGCACTTCTTAAGGATGCACCACTCTTGATTTTGGATGAAGCGACATCTTCAGTCGACACACGTACAGAGGAGTTGATTCAAAAAGCCATGGATCGTTTGATGGAGGGTCGAACTTCCTTTGTCATCGCCCACCGCTTGTCAACTATCCGTAATGCTGACTTGATTCTTGTCATGAAAGATGGGAATATCATCGAACAAGGCAATCATGAGGAACTAATGGCGCAAGGTGGCTTCTACGCTGACTTGTACAATAGTCAGTTTACAGAAGACGAAGCAGAAGAATAA
- a CDS encoding CD20-like domain-containing protein, producing the protein MKGENFQMKPEEQRVLGILATIFGAIALLGSWIPFINYLSFFIAIVAFILGIIGLIVNLKKRKTMAIIGTSLAVASVVLFFTTQVLYANVYKEFVREFNRSYREASSSMEREEESDLTDDSAYPIPEEEEDDNFTWTQEQFDALIEGDLDNKGKGGTNYKDIIKKHGLPDSEFDSTIGGYNTRKITYISIGDKIKTVTLTFAKQDNGQLLLVQKHAVGLGLEKSKKQNDSETRV; encoded by the coding sequence ATGAAGGGAGAAAACTTTCAAATGAAACCAGAAGAACAAAGAGTTTTAGGAATCTTAGCAACCATTTTTGGAGCCATCGCACTTTTAGGATCTTGGATCCCATTTATTAACTATCTATCGTTTTTCATCGCCATTGTTGCATTTATCTTGGGGATTATCGGTCTTATCGTCAACCTCAAAAAACGGAAAACAATGGCCATTATCGGAACATCCCTTGCAGTTGCTTCAGTTGTACTTTTCTTTACGACCCAGGTACTGTACGCTAATGTCTACAAAGAGTTTGTCAGGGAGTTTAACCGTTCCTATAGAGAGGCAAGTTCCTCAATGGAACGCGAAGAAGAAAGCGACTTGACAGATGATAGCGCCTATCCCATCCCAGAGGAGGAAGAAGACGATAACTTCACTTGGACCCAAGAACAGTTCGACGCCTTAATCGAAGGTGACCTTGACAACAAAGGAAAAGGTGGTACCAACTACAAGGATATTATCAAAAAACACGGACTACCAGACTCCGAATTTGACTCCACTATCGGAGGTTATAATACGAGAAAAATCACCTATATCTCCATTGGAGACAAGATCAAGACCGTTACCTTAACTTTTGCAAAACAGGACAATGGACAGCTCTTGCTCGTCCAAAAACATGCAGTCGGTCTAGGTCTAGAAAAAAGCAAGAAACAAAACGATTCTGAAACCAGAGTTTAA
- a CDS encoding LytTR family DNA-binding domain-containing protein, with amino-acid sequence MKLRIEIDDNLEETEIVIKTPTLTDEIADLQRLLQESKAPRLTFYKGTGEYYLDLSEILFFETEGSKIYAHNQKEAYEVRLKLYELESILPRYFSRVSKSTIANIRQIYSVDKSFSGTGTISFYQTHKEVHVSRHYQSLLKENLRNMR; translated from the coding sequence ATGAAGTTACGAATTGAGATTGACGACAATTTAGAGGAGACTGAAATTGTCATCAAGACCCCCACTTTGACAGATGAAATTGCAGACTTGCAACGACTTTTGCAAGAGTCAAAGGCTCCGAGGTTGACTTTTTACAAGGGGACAGGTGAATATTATCTAGATCTGTCAGAAATTCTCTTCTTTGAAACAGAAGGGAGCAAGATTTATGCTCATAACCAGAAGGAAGCCTATGAAGTTCGTCTCAAACTTTATGAGTTGGAGTCCATCTTACCTCGCTATTTTAGTCGAGTTTCCAAGTCAACGATAGCAAACATCCGTCAGATTTACTCAGTGGACAAGTCCTTTTCAGGAACGGGCACCATTTCCTTTTATCAGACGCACAAGGAGGTTCATGTCTCACGGCATTACCAATCCCTCCTAAAAGAAAATCTAAGAAACATGAGGTAA